One Candidatus Firestonebacteria bacterium RIFOXYD2_FULL_39_29 genomic window carries:
- a CDS encoding oxidoreductase, whose amino-acid sequence MKNGKIGWGIIGCGNISGYHARGVAANPGLAEIVAFCDIEEQKAQKLCKEYNVKQYYKDFNEMLKNKDIDAVSVCTPSGLHMEVTLAAAKAKKHILCEKPLDVTLDKIDRMIEAARKADVRFGGVFQRRTFPESKLLKKAVEDGTLGKMILGDAYLKYTRSDAYYKSAGWRATWELDGGGALMNQGIHGIDLISWIMGGISSVYAKCGTKVRKIPVEDTALALVTFKSGAWGVIEGTTSIWPGLETKFEVSGTKGTIILEEAKILKWEVEGEKDKASEMASARVKTTGGAHSDPKAIEFSGHIAHVKDMVEAIKAGRDPMVNGEEGRKAVQIILAIYESSKKGKEISIKD is encoded by the coding sequence ATGAAAAACGGTAAAATTGGCTGGGGAATAATTGGCTGCGGAAATATATCAGGATATCACGCGAGAGGCGTTGCTGCAAATCCCGGTCTCGCTGAAATAGTTGCTTTTTGTGATATTGAAGAGCAAAAGGCGCAAAAACTTTGCAAGGAATACAATGTAAAACAGTATTACAAAGATTTTAATGAAATGCTTAAAAATAAGGATATTGATGCGGTGTCCGTCTGCACGCCGAGCGGGCTTCATATGGAAGTTACACTGGCGGCTGCAAAGGCAAAAAAACATATACTCTGCGAAAAACCCCTGGATGTTACGCTTGACAAAATTGACAGAATGATAGAGGCGGCGAGGAAGGCGGATGTCCGTTTTGGCGGGGTTTTTCAGAGAAGAACTTTTCCTGAATCAAAGCTTTTAAAAAAAGCCGTAGAGGATGGAACTCTGGGTAAGATGATCCTGGGAGACGCTTATCTTAAATATACCAGGAGTGATGCTTACTACAAAAGTGCCGGTTGGAGAGCGACCTGGGAGCTGGATGGGGGCGGGGCTTTGATGAATCAGGGTATTCACGGTATTGATCTTATCAGCTGGATAATGGGCGGCATTTCTTCTGTCTATGCAAAATGCGGCACTAAGGTGAGAAAAATTCCCGTGGAAGATACGGCGCTCGCGCTGGTGACTTTTAAAAGCGGGGCATGGGGAGTAATAGAAGGAACCACTTCGATCTGGCCAGGGCTGGAGACGAAATTTGAAGTTTCAGGCACCAAAGGCACTATAATACTTGAAGAAGCAAAAATTCTAAAATGGGAAGTGGAAGGTGAAAAGGATAAGGCTTCCGAAATGGCCTCGGCCCGGGTAAAAACAACAGGAGGGGCGCATTCAGACCCTAAAGCCATAGAATTTTCCGGACATATTGCGCATGTGAAGGATATGGTTGAAGCCATTAAAGCAGGCCGTGACCCGATGGTGAACGGTGAAGAAGGACGTAAAGCCGTTCAAATAATTTTAGCGATATACGAATCCTCGAAAAAGGGAAAAGAGATAAGCATTAAGGATTAA
- a CDS encoding dehydrogenase, whose product MSFAHMHACSYAESLKNIPNADFAGIFDDDAKRGREMSKRFGVNFFSTEKKFFAGKLDAVIICSENSKHLKMTESAAKAKVHILCEKPISTNLKDANKMISVVQKEGVKLMIAFPCRFIPSVVKARRVLDSGEIGRILAIKATNHGSMPGGWFTDKKFSGGGAVMDHTVHVADLLRWFVRREVRTVYAEIDKSIHNMKIDDCGTLLFEFENGVFASLDPSWSRPKSFPIWGDVTMDIIGEKGNIYIDAFSEVIDVYDDKVGKHSCRSWGSNADLGLVKNFIDMIIYNRTPFISGYDGLKAMEVALGAYESAKKNKVIELPLK is encoded by the coding sequence ATGAGTTTTGCGCATATGCATGCTTGCAGTTATGCGGAAAGTTTAAAAAATATTCCTAATGCTGATTTTGCCGGTATTTTTGACGATGATGCCAAAAGAGGCAGGGAAATGTCAAAACGGTTTGGCGTGAATTTCTTCAGTACTGAAAAAAAGTTTTTTGCCGGAAAGTTAGATGCTGTCATAATATGTTCGGAAAATTCTAAACATCTTAAGATGACCGAGTCTGCAGCCAAGGCAAAAGTACATATCCTTTGTGAAAAACCTATATCAACTAATTTGAAAGATGCGAATAAAATGATTTCGGTGGTACAGAAAGAAGGGGTTAAGCTGATGATTGCGTTCCCCTGCAGATTCATACCTTCTGTTGTTAAAGCAAGAAGGGTTCTAGACAGCGGGGAAATCGGCAGGATACTTGCAATTAAAGCAACAAATCACGGCTCTATGCCGGGAGGATGGTTTACCGATAAGAAATTCTCCGGCGGCGGCGCAGTGATGGATCATACCGTACACGTGGCTGATTTACTTCGCTGGTTTGTAAGACGCGAGGTTCGAACTGTTTATGCGGAAATCGATAAAAGCATTCATAATATGAAGATTGATGATTGCGGGACGTTATTATTTGAGTTTGAAAACGGTGTGTTTGCTTCGCTTGACCCGTCCTGGTCCAGACCAAAGTCCTTCCCGATCTGGGGGGATGTGACAATGGATATAATCGGAGAAAAAGGCAACATATATATTGACGCTTTCTCTGAAGTAATAGATGTATATGACGATAAAGTCGGAAAGCATTCCTGCCGCAGCTGGGGCTCCAATGCTGATCTCGGACTGGTAAAGAACTTTATTGATATGATAATTTATAACCGGACCCCGTTCATTTCCGGATACGACGGACTTAAAGCCATGGAAGTAGCTCTTGGCGCTTATGAATCCGCGAAGAAAAACAAAGTGATTGAGCTGCCGCTTAAATAA